DNA from Plectropomus leopardus isolate mb unplaced genomic scaffold, YSFRI_Pleo_2.0 unplaced_scaffold13279, whole genome shotgun sequence:
gccatgtcttgttaagttgctagTTGccttttcccttgtttttgaaagacatgaaaccaatttgctccggtttcaGAGGGTTACTATATTAGTCTTTGACAACAACATTAGTTAGTGTGATCAATTCATTGtcggttttggtcttttttggggctttttattgacaataacaaaaataaaaaatatcactaGAAAAATCCTTTATCAGAAGAGCAGTACCACAACTTACCAAGTGAgcctcagagtgtgtgtgtgtgtgtgtctgtgtgtgtgtgtgtgctccctCACCACCAATCGTTTGATGAGCTGGTCTCTCTCAGTCAGTCTCTCCTGAAGTCTCCCCAGCTGCAGGTCGTCACACCGCGGCTCCCTCCTCCTGCACCGTTCCTCCCGCTCGCGCAGTCTGCAGTTAAatcatatacacaaacacacacttttctcaCATACCCGCCCTTCATTTCAAACTTTGCGTTCTTCTGCACCTCCACGCATGTGTCCTCTACTCACTCGTTCTCCAAGGCCACGATGCGAGCCTGCAGGTGCGTCTGGGCGCTGCTGTACTCCGACACCAAACTCTGCATCTCCTTCTTGTGCTTCCTCCggatctcctccacctcctctctcctcttgtcctcctctcgctccttcttcttctcctcgtccatctcttcctctttgacatcttcctcctttttctcctcccaGTGTTTCTGCGACTCCTCCAGTTTCTCCATCTCTATCCGCAGtttctccacttcctccttcaGACGTTGTGCTTCTTCTTCCAGCTGGGCGTCTCTCTTCTTCCGTATATCAACgctttcctcctctttctcctcggCTTCGGGATTCTCCTGCACTGACCTGATAAGGGACGGCAGATACAAGAGGGGGACGGAGATAATGGGAGAAATAATGGAAAGGAATCGTGGAAAAGGGACGtttataacaataaaacaattatgATAAAGGAGGATCTTGAAAATGGCTGAATCATCACTGATGAAAATACTGCTGCTAATTTGACCCACTTTTTACTCTACTTTGTATAATTTCTGTTAGAGTTTTCATATAGTCCGGAACACAAAAGAAGTATGTACATGTGCAATACATAACAATACTAATTTTAACCTGGATATGTACAACcttttagatatattttttatcatattgtaTAAACCACAGTTTCTttagtgggatttttttcttaatcttttgTCATTACATTAACGTATAATCATCAGGGATAACGATACAAAACTGCTgaaattaaaatgccaaatttagCCAGTTCAGACAGTTATTAAAAGcttgtgttttctgcttttaaaggaCTGTTCtgctttgtaaaatctgatcttgatcttacttaaaataatcttggaaatggatggccttgaaaaaggaaagtaaatataaaattcaaattGTCAAGTTATCTTAAAATGTATCTGTATCTATTTAATTGTGTGAAGTTGTTggaacttaaaaatgacaagtgaaatgacctagttctttctaagtgttagaaACTTAATTAGGAGATCTGCTAGTTCTGTTCTGTTGAcatgtttaggaaaataaaatatgactgactagtttgtaACCGGCAGAATGCAgatatacagcacagtaaacttgctttactgaagttgcaaaaactaagaaagattgatttcattaaacttgtcattttaagttgcagcaGCTTCACTATTAGATGTgaagtaaacatgaattaagacTTAGGTATATTTTGACTAGTTATATTGACTTACATTTTCAAGGCGATCTGTTTCCTAGATTTCTTTAACTAAAATCAACTCCTCAGATTTTACGATGTAGGTGTACACGATGTAGGAAAATTGAAAACTACATGACAAGATCAATTCCTCTCTCGTGCTGGtgtgctaaatatgaagcttgAGCCATaaacagttagcttagcttgtCATAAATAAGCCTACTGTAAGCAagtggaaacagctagcctatTTATGCTACTTAGCTCAAAGTTCAAAAATACACTCACTAGCACTTCGAAAGCtctaattaacacattatattCACTGGGGTAATGTACCAAGCCCTGCCATCATGTGTTAATTTGTAAACTTAAGTGGTGTTAGTGAGTATATCCTGTTACATTTGGACAGAGCCAGCTGTTTCCCACTGTTTCCAGTTtgtatgctaagctaagctaactggatGCTGGCTGTTATTTTATATTGCCATACAGACATGAGAGGGGTTTTACTGATCCTCTCATCAAGCTATTGGCAAAGCTCCTGCTTTCAGTTCTGATTAATGAATTAAGATTTATTAGCAACTATTTTGGTAATCAGTTAATAATTTCAACCATTGACCATTTCCAGATTCTGAAATTGAGGAGgatttcatgcttttatttgtcatttattactGAATACCTTAATACCTGCTGATTGGACAACACTGGGTCATATGTTTCTATGGTCCTGTCTCTTGatatgaaataacattttaggGGATGGCTAAGGGCTAACTTTGCATTTCAAATTGCAAAACATGGAAGAAATATGGACTTTTCAAATGCAGTTTGGGTGGTAAAAATCTGATCAGCCACAgtgaagataaaataaattcaagagCACAGTCTTCCCCGCAAATTTGATGACATCAGTAGATATAAGCTGTGGGTGGATGATTTCAGCATGTTTACCTGCAGGGAAACATACACTGAACACTTGAcccatgacaaaaacattgcaGAGAACATCAAATCCTTTGAAAGGTTTTAAAGGAACTCTGAGTGAAATTGAGAGCTATTAAGTTGTTTGGACTtattctcaacatggaggtggctgagccggCGGacagcagctaacagtgcttaCTCCATAAAAAGCGTAAAACAACAGTAACTGTGTTAACAGAGGTAACAGTGTTAATCAGATGGGAAGAAGAGGGTGGTGGGTGCTACACTTCTGCAAGGATGCCGTCCTGATATCAGTGTCCCCAGTGCCCCCAGTGGGATACACACGTACACTGACATGCACATGCTCAGATCACAACACACAGAGAAGCAGCATGACTTCACAACTCCACTCTATCTTCACAGAGCAAATAGCGGTTTGTTGCTATATTAATGTGCTGAATATGGCATACACAAGAGGATACTGAGCTGGGGAACTTAGGACACTGCAGGCATATATTCTCCTGATGAAACAGGATCAATTTAAATACATCTTTCTGGTTTTAGGGAAACTGTGGTGGTTTTTCACTACAGTCTGACatttaattgagaaaaaaaatacgcagattaacaaaaataattgtcagtTGCTGCTCTGA
Protein-coding regions in this window:
- the LOC121963924 gene encoding golgin subfamily A member 6-like protein 22; its protein translation is DLKQQNQYQVFERQLDESRCAMLELQRENAALKKQLKERSVQENPEAEEKEEESVDIRKKRDAQLEEEAQRLKEEVEKLRIEMEKLEESQKHWEEKKEEDVKEEEMDEEKKKEREEDKRREEVEEIRRKHKKEMQSLVSEYSSAQTHLQARIVALENELREREERCRRREPRCDDLQLGRLQERLTERDQLIKRLV